The following are encoded together in the Carassius auratus strain Wakin chromosome 34, ASM336829v1, whole genome shotgun sequence genome:
- the cfap97d2 gene encoding uncharacterized protein CFAP97D1 has translation MQHQAYQPVLPCVNKYLQYRWDKNCYEMHRSKVKSAKPTINTTPPKTYNHLLVKLKKRQLEEERVSRIRRENHMLLDKMSHITHTGGGVDCRNDYIKKSLGSEKRQLELLHITKENRGLLQRLSTCGPRYSVQAWHEQWLHNLQLRETIGRYPRLHTAQGYSLPPISADRLGKVENKKTARNKHEGPADTRNERKECDEKTKSEHKVTSSEDEY, from the exons ATGCAACATCAAGCTTACCAACCCGTTTTGCCCTGTGTTAATAAATATCTGCAATACAGATGGGACAAAAACTGCTATGAGATGCACAGGAGCAAG GTTAAATCCGCAAAGCCAACCATCAACACAACTCCACCGAAAACCTATAACCATCTTCTTGTCAAGCTGAAGAAAAGACAG CTTGAAGAAGAACGGGTTTCGAGAATCAGAAGGGAAAATCACATGCTCCTAGATAAAATGTCCCATATAACGCACACCGGCGGAGGAGTTGACTGTAGAAATGACTAtattaaaaaaag CCTTGGCTCAGAAAAAAGACAGCTGGAGCTGCTTCACATCACTAAAGAGAATCGGGGTCTCCTTCAGCGTTTGTCCACCTGCGGGCCCCGTTACAGCGTTCAGGCGTGGCACGAGCAGTGGCTCCATAACCTCCAGCTCAGGGAGACTATAGGGAGATATCCACGTCTGCACACAGCACAG GGATACTCCTTGCCACCAATTTCAGCAGACAGACTTGGGAAGGTAGAGAACAAGAAAACTGCTAGAAATAAGCATGAAGGGCCTGCTGACACGAGGAATGAGAGGAAGGAATGTGATGAAAAGACAAAATCTGAACACAAAGTTACTTCATCTGAAGATGAATACTAG